A window from Chitinophaga filiformis encodes these proteins:
- a CDS encoding DUF5691 domain-containing protein, whose protein sequence is MWNNIINTALLGTGKKQLTPADLPADLAPVAEKIMGNKSFDAETQFLHIAAVMLNYRQSGVNPVNNSGVSLAPAPAEEHPYCSTRAIYALQDALDMDLLPLVTYWLEACHNKGRIVVPEYVPVLLDIAVSQKRIRHLAMTVCGKRGQWLSSMNPDWQFPFAVSNEDRWQTGSAEDRRQVLQEIRQSYPGMAREWLQQTWAQENISTRTEFLKIMRINISEEDLSWLESLQEKNQKVKDEIWALLKQVPSSFIVQSYWQILQGAISRGPGQSLHISLQLPLDKRIVDSGIATLSNEKNVSEEAYILFQLMGSVPPSWWESHFNTDKEEVFQLFEKDDLGKRFIPALILAAGRFKDAAWLRLLLQKSTAFYPDVIPLLPAAEQEAYALRLFSNHPQDVINYLSNRTDEWGLEITSEVLRWMARNPYQYTRNFFDKHVLQLPPAITDELEKLAPEEPAYQATWRNTSEHIRKLLSCKVEISNAFK, encoded by the coding sequence ATGTGGAATAATATTATCAACACCGCTTTACTGGGTACGGGAAAAAAGCAGTTAACTCCTGCTGATCTTCCGGCCGATCTGGCGCCTGTGGCTGAAAAGATAATGGGGAACAAAAGCTTCGATGCGGAGACACAGTTCCTGCACATCGCTGCAGTAATGCTGAACTACAGGCAAAGCGGCGTGAACCCGGTCAACAACAGCGGCGTTTCTCTTGCACCCGCGCCTGCAGAAGAACACCCATATTGTAGTACCCGCGCTATTTATGCATTACAGGACGCGCTCGACATGGACCTGTTACCACTGGTTACCTACTGGCTGGAAGCTTGTCATAACAAAGGACGGATCGTTGTCCCGGAATATGTTCCGGTACTGTTAGATATTGCTGTTTCCCAGAAACGCATCCGCCATCTGGCCATGACGGTATGTGGAAAACGAGGGCAATGGCTAAGCAGTATGAATCCCGACTGGCAGTTCCCTTTTGCTGTAAGCAACGAAGATCGCTGGCAGACCGGTAGTGCTGAAGACCGCAGACAGGTATTACAGGAAATAAGGCAATCCTATCCGGGTATGGCCCGCGAATGGTTACAACAAACATGGGCTCAGGAGAATATTTCCACCAGGACAGAATTCCTGAAGATCATGCGCATCAATATCTCTGAAGAGGATCTTTCCTGGCTGGAATCACTGCAGGAGAAAAACCAGAAGGTAAAAGATGAAATATGGGCACTCCTGAAACAGGTTCCCTCCTCTTTCATTGTACAGTCTTACTGGCAGATATTGCAAGGAGCTATATCCCGTGGACCAGGCCAGTCGTTGCACATTTCCTTACAGCTGCCGCTGGATAAAAGGATTGTCGATTCAGGTATCGCCACCCTAAGCAATGAAAAGAACGTCAGCGAGGAAGCATACATCCTCTTTCAATTGATGGGCAGCGTGCCGCCATCATGGTGGGAGTCGCATTTTAATACAGATAAGGAAGAGGTTTTCCAGCTTTTTGAAAAAGATGATCTTGGCAAACGTTTCATCCCCGCACTTATACTGGCAGCAGGCAGGTTTAAGGATGCAGCATGGTTAAGATTGTTGCTGCAGAAAAGTACCGCCTTTTATCCTGATGTCATTCCTTTACTACCTGCGGCAGAACAGGAAGCATATGCTTTACGCCTGTTCAGTAACCATCCGCAGGACGTTATTAATTACCTGAGCAACCGTACAGATGAATGGGGGCTTGAAATTACCAGCGAAGTTTTAAGGTGGATGGCACGCAATCCTTATCAGTACACCCGCAATTTCTTTGATAAACACGTACTGCAACTTCCGCCGGCCATAACAGATGAACTGGAAAAACTGGCGCCGGAAGAACCTGCATATCAGGCTACCTGGAGAAATACCAGCGAGCATATACGAAAGCTATTGTCCTGTAAAGTAGAGATCAGCAATGCTTTCAAATAA
- a CDS encoding SWIM zinc finger domain-containing protein: MRLSEEQVLALAPDEPSRKAGKALAGTAKWVSKGAGEQALWGECQGSGSKPYQTQIALSENIASKCSCPSRKFPCKHGIGLMLLYARQPELFTDNVPPAWVNDWLQKRSQKEIKQPDKEEKPVDETAQAKRQQARQQKVEDGIYELLLWMKDIVRNGLLQLPEKGTSYWETMARRMVDAQAPGLAGMVRGLSEINFYSEGWQHEFMDQFLRIYLVTQGFLQGEALSSPLQQELRSLVGFTQSQELLRQQAGTKDTWLILNKQSTEEDNLTTEKYWLYGLHSFQPALVLQFYARGMSRPQLLLTPGMSIEAELVYFQSNVPLRAIIKEPVTNNSLQDTYGLPGWQELAAAETSLSEKMPVRSERPYIVQQLTPVQHNLTWWLKDQREQIMPLKSGFRNIWKLLSLSGGHPLDMALLGKEQEYEPLGVWHNGTYKLL; this comes from the coding sequence TTGCGCCTATCAGAAGAACAGGTGCTTGCATTGGCACCAGATGAACCTTCCAGGAAAGCCGGAAAGGCATTGGCCGGTACTGCCAAATGGGTGAGTAAAGGAGCCGGTGAACAGGCCTTATGGGGAGAATGCCAGGGAAGTGGCAGCAAACCTTATCAGACCCAGATAGCTCTTTCTGAGAACATTGCGTCCAAATGCAGTTGCCCCAGCCGTAAATTCCCTTGTAAACATGGTATTGGGCTAATGCTTTTGTATGCACGACAGCCGGAATTATTCACAGATAATGTTCCGCCTGCCTGGGTGAATGACTGGTTACAAAAGCGGTCTCAAAAGGAGATAAAACAACCGGATAAGGAAGAGAAGCCTGTCGATGAAACAGCACAGGCTAAGCGGCAACAGGCCAGGCAACAGAAAGTGGAAGATGGCATCTATGAGTTGTTACTGTGGATGAAAGATATTGTGCGTAACGGCCTGCTTCAGTTGCCAGAGAAGGGCACTTCCTATTGGGAGACCATGGCGCGCAGAATGGTGGATGCGCAGGCACCCGGATTGGCTGGCATGGTACGCGGACTATCAGAGATCAATTTTTACAGCGAAGGCTGGCAGCATGAATTCATGGATCAGTTCCTCCGGATCTACCTGGTAACACAGGGCTTCCTGCAGGGAGAGGCCCTTTCCTCCCCGCTGCAACAGGAACTTCGCTCACTTGTTGGCTTTACACAAAGCCAGGAATTGCTGCGGCAGCAAGCCGGCACAAAAGATACCTGGCTGATACTCAATAAACAATCGACCGAAGAAGATAATCTCACAACAGAAAAATACTGGCTGTACGGCCTTCACTCTTTTCAACCTGCACTTGTACTACAGTTCTACGCCAGAGGTATGTCAAGGCCGCAATTGTTATTAACTCCGGGCATGTCTATTGAGGCAGAACTGGTCTATTTCCAGTCCAATGTACCCCTGAGGGCTATTATCAAAGAACCGGTCACCAACAATTCCCTTCAGGACACATACGGATTACCGGGATGGCAGGAGCTGGCAGCTGCAGAAACTTCCCTTTCTGAAAAGATGCCTGTCCGCAGTGAACGGCCGTATATTGTACAACAGCTCACTCCCGTTCAGCACAATTTGACATGGTGGCTGAAAGATCAACGGGAACAGATCATGCCGCTGAAAAGCGGTTTTCGGAATATATGGAAACTACTTTCGCTGAGCGGCGGCCATCCATTAGATATGGCACTGCTGGGAAAAGAGCAGGAATACGAACCACTGGGCGTATGGCATAATGGGACCTATAAATTATTATAG
- a CDS encoding carotenoid biosynthesis protein has product MFPYANMPYGFPPPFCYPLTETCMIILFILSLLHAWKTGTGHVAYLLGGLGFGLLLEYVNVASNAGYKYGQFWLMLGHAPDNIPICIGMGWGIIIYTSRLVSDSRGLPLIAAAALDALLALNIDLSMDVVAYRLHMWHWDWENRGPGLSPLTAQWFGIPYGNFFGWLCVVFFYSTFARTLEKIHFRGRLISRIWQAMTPLLSILISQAALWISLFPMSTWLHDKFGIASREKLIFLLVLFPILAIRGFRKTRTLPMVKLPAVTWLAPGWFHLYFFAWLFIGGFAGENAWMTFFSVLNLLLGIFIHWWTHLRKPAIGS; this is encoded by the coding sequence ATGTTCCCTTATGCAAACATGCCTTATGGCTTTCCTCCCCCTTTCTGTTATCCGCTTACAGAAACCTGTATGATCATCCTGTTCATCCTCTCATTATTGCATGCATGGAAAACAGGAACAGGACATGTTGCCTATCTGCTGGGAGGCCTGGGTTTCGGGCTACTGCTGGAATATGTCAACGTCGCTTCCAACGCCGGCTATAAATATGGCCAGTTCTGGCTGATGCTTGGACATGCGCCTGACAACATTCCCATCTGCATCGGTATGGGATGGGGTATTATCATTTACACTTCCCGCCTTGTGTCCGACAGTCGTGGCCTGCCGCTTATTGCTGCCGCTGCACTTGATGCATTGCTGGCCCTGAATATTGATCTGAGCATGGACGTAGTGGCTTATCGCCTGCACATGTGGCATTGGGACTGGGAAAACCGGGGACCAGGCCTCTCGCCCCTTACAGCTCAATGGTTCGGAATTCCCTATGGCAACTTCTTCGGTTGGCTGTGCGTAGTGTTCTTCTATTCCACATTTGCCCGTACGCTTGAAAAAATACACTTCCGGGGCAGGCTTATTTCCCGTATCTGGCAGGCCATGACGCCTTTGTTATCTATTCTTATTTCCCAGGCCGCATTATGGATATCTCTATTTCCTATGTCGACCTGGCTGCATGATAAATTCGGCATTGCAAGCAGGGAAAAACTGATCTTCCTGCTCGTCTTATTCCCAATACTTGCCATCCGGGGATTCCGGAAAACAAGAACCTTGCCGATGGTCAAGCTTCCCGCTGTTACATGGCTGGCGCCTGGCTGGTTTCATCTCTACTTTTTCGCCTGGTTATTCATCGGCGGCTTTGCGGGAGAAAACGCCTGGATGACTTTCTTCAGCGTTTTAAATCTGTTGCTGGGTATATTTATTCACTGGTGGACCCATCTCCGCAAACCGGCAATAGGTTCCTAA
- a CDS encoding MFS transporter, with product MSNYQKNDTVHRIKAIFTGSVGNLVEWYDWYAYAAFALYFAPVFFPKGNTTAQLLDSAAVFAVGFLMRPIGGWLFGRIADQKGRKVSMTLSVLLMSLGSMMIALAPSYESVGYLSPIYLLVARLLQGLSVGGEYGTSATYLSEISTPGRRGFYSSFQYVTLIGGQLTALGIQLLLQKVFLTPEQLQEWGWRIPFVIGAGLSLFALVIRQHMQETLTTEKENKKRGSVIILLKEHPKAVLTVVGLTMGGTLAFYTYTTYMQKFLVNTVHLTKERSTVLTFFLMLIYACLQPLFGMLSDKIGRKPLLLSFGILGTLLTVPILTAISHATNELTAFFLLLAALLIVSGYTSINAVVKAEMFPSEIRALGVGLPYALTVALFGGTAEVIALQFKKAGHESLYYWYVTACIFISLIVYTVVRDTKHTSFMDKEQ from the coding sequence ATGAGCAATTATCAAAAAAATGATACCGTCCACCGTATAAAAGCCATATTTACCGGCTCTGTCGGCAACCTGGTTGAATGGTATGACTGGTACGCCTACGCTGCCTTCGCCCTGTACTTTGCACCTGTATTCTTTCCTAAGGGAAATACCACTGCCCAGCTGCTGGACTCTGCTGCGGTCTTCGCTGTCGGTTTCCTTATGCGCCCCATCGGAGGCTGGTTGTTTGGCCGTATAGCCGACCAAAAGGGCCGGAAAGTATCAATGACATTATCTGTACTGCTCATGTCCCTGGGTAGTATGATGATCGCCCTGGCCCCTTCCTATGAAAGCGTCGGTTACCTTTCTCCAATATATCTTCTCGTGGCAAGACTCCTGCAGGGATTAAGCGTAGGGGGTGAATACGGTACCTCGGCTACTTACCTCAGTGAGATCTCCACACCGGGACGGCGGGGATTTTATTCCAGCTTTCAGTATGTAACGCTCATCGGCGGCCAGCTAACGGCTCTCGGTATACAATTGTTACTGCAAAAGGTCTTTCTTACTCCCGAACAATTGCAGGAATGGGGCTGGCGGATCCCTTTTGTGATCGGTGCAGGATTGTCCCTGTTCGCCCTGGTAATCCGCCAGCATATGCAGGAGACCCTTACCACTGAAAAAGAAAATAAAAAACGGGGGTCTGTAATCATACTGCTGAAAGAACATCCAAAGGCGGTGCTGACTGTTGTAGGTTTAACCATGGGTGGTACGCTGGCCTTCTACACCTATACCACCTACATGCAAAAGTTCCTGGTAAATACCGTGCATCTTACCAAAGAACGGTCCACGGTCCTGACCTTCTTCCTGATGCTCATCTACGCTTGCCTGCAGCCCTTGTTTGGTATGCTGAGTGATAAAATTGGCCGTAAACCATTGCTACTTTCCTTCGGGATATTAGGTACATTGCTCACCGTTCCTATTCTGACGGCCATCAGTCATGCAACGAATGAGCTGACGGCCTTCTTCCTTCTCCTCGCTGCCCTGCTTATTGTAAGTGGATATACTTCCATCAACGCAGTAGTGAAGGCAGAAATGTTTCCTTCTGAGATCCGCGCATTAGGCGTCGGGCTTCCTTATGCACTTACAGTAGCCCTGTTTGGCGGTACTGCTGAGGTTATAGCTCTCCAGTTCAAGAAGGCAGGTCATGAATCACTGTATTACTGGTACGTCACCGCTTGTATCTTTATATCCCTGATCGTTTATACCGTGGTTAGAGACACTAAACACACTTCCTTTATGGATAAAGAACAATAA
- the rpiA gene encoding ribose-5-phosphate isomerase RpiA has translation MDAITQAKKAAGEKAAALVQPGMLVGLGTGSTAFWAIEKIGEMVKGGLNIRAVATSLASEKQARELGIPITSFSEIQQLDIDIDGADEVSHDLQIIKGGGGALLREKIVAMASRRKVIVADERKYVKTLGKFPLPIEIIPFGWELVFRAVQSLQGAPTLRTKEDKPYITDNGNYILDCAFGAIENPEQLHHQLKAITGVVETGLFINMKPTVIIAYENGEVKTI, from the coding sequence ATGGACGCGATCACACAAGCAAAGAAAGCAGCAGGAGAGAAGGCTGCAGCGTTGGTACAGCCCGGTATGCTGGTTGGATTAGGAACAGGGTCAACGGCCTTTTGGGCCATTGAAAAAATTGGCGAAATGGTCAAAGGTGGATTGAACATCCGCGCAGTGGCCACCTCTCTTGCATCCGAAAAACAGGCAAGGGAACTGGGTATTCCCATTACCTCTTTCAGCGAGATACAGCAACTGGATATTGATATAGATGGCGCAGACGAGGTTAGTCACGATCTTCAGATCATTAAAGGGGGCGGCGGTGCTTTATTGCGCGAGAAGATAGTCGCCATGGCCAGCAGAAGAAAGGTGATCGTGGCAGATGAGCGTAAGTATGTAAAGACCCTCGGTAAATTTCCTTTGCCGATAGAGATCATCCCTTTCGGCTGGGAACTGGTGTTCAGAGCGGTGCAATCCCTGCAGGGCGCGCCTACACTGAGAACGAAAGAAGATAAGCCCTATATAACAGACAACGGGAATTATATCCTCGATTGTGCCTTTGGTGCAATTGAAAACCCCGAGCAACTGCATCATCAGCTGAAGGCGATCACCGGGGTTGTAGAAACAGGACTGTTCATCAACATGAAACCGACAGTGATTATCGCCTATGAAAATGGTGAAGTAAAGACGATTTAA
- a CDS encoding methyltransferase family protein, whose protein sequence is MHSTLHLIIAVIWVSSEILLSRLLRSSQSDKTRADKQSLRIIWITIMIALPLAHLLSLQLNWPISASTLLPDVGLGMIIAGMLFRFTAIYTLGRYFTVDVAIRTDHKIVKFGLYRYLRHPSYLGMLISFLGNALAFNNWIVVLIGFLPVLGAVLYRMKIEEELLVSNFGQEYIDYRKETWRLIPFIY, encoded by the coding sequence ATGCACTCAACCCTTCATCTGATTATTGCTGTTATCTGGGTCAGCTCAGAGATACTGCTAAGCCGCTTACTCAGATCGTCACAATCTGATAAAACAAGAGCTGACAAACAGTCCCTCCGGATCATCTGGATCACTATTATGATCGCATTGCCGCTGGCGCATTTGCTTTCACTGCAATTGAACTGGCCGATCAGTGCATCAACGCTGTTGCCGGACGTGGGCTTAGGGATGATTATAGCGGGAATGCTATTCCGGTTTACCGCTATATACACATTGGGGCGGTATTTCACTGTCGATGTGGCTATCCGGACAGATCATAAAATTGTGAAGTTCGGCCTTTACCGGTATCTGCGGCACCCGTCCTACCTGGGCATGCTGATCTCTTTTTTGGGTAATGCACTGGCGTTTAACAACTGGATAGTAGTGCTGATCGGTTTCCTCCCGGTACTGGGAGCGGTGCTCTACAGGATGAAGATAGAAGAGGAACTGCTGGTATCAAATTTCGGGCAGGAGTATATTGATTACAGGAAGGAAACATGGCGGTTAATACCCTTTATATACTGA
- a CDS encoding sulfurtransferase, producing MSYTNFVKPAEAQVLINTPDVLFIDCSFALNDKEWGRKEYEQSHIPGAIYADLDKDLSGAIIAGVTGRHPLPEKRDLEAKFAAWGIAPTTQVIAYDAGAGFMAAARLWWLLKWAGHEKAAVLDGGKKVWAGMGFPLESGVVSPKAGTFTAHFNDSLLASAEEVMAATAKHGSCVIDSRTADRYAGQNETIDPVAGHIPEAISRPFNANITSDGVVAGQETVRAYFAADFAKEDVIFYCGSGVTAAFNVLLSAYAGYPLPKLYAGSWSEWITDPGRPVAVGA from the coding sequence ATGAGCTATACAAATTTTGTAAAGCCTGCAGAAGCACAGGTGCTTATTAATACCCCGGATGTTCTTTTTATAGATTGCAGTTTTGCGCTGAACGATAAGGAATGGGGCAGAAAAGAATATGAGCAGTCACATATACCAGGCGCAATATATGCTGACCTGGATAAAGACCTTTCAGGAGCGATCATAGCGGGAGTAACGGGGCGCCACCCCCTTCCGGAGAAGCGTGACCTCGAAGCAAAGTTCGCTGCATGGGGTATTGCGCCAACCACGCAGGTAATTGCCTACGATGCCGGCGCTGGCTTTATGGCTGCCGCCAGGCTATGGTGGCTGCTGAAATGGGCGGGGCATGAGAAGGCAGCAGTATTGGACGGTGGAAAAAAGGTGTGGGCCGGGATGGGATTCCCCCTGGAAAGTGGTGTTGTTTCGCCGAAAGCGGGAACATTCACTGCACATTTTAACGATTCCCTGCTGGCCTCCGCAGAAGAAGTCATGGCTGCAACAGCAAAGCATGGCAGTTGTGTGATAGATTCAAGAACGGCAGACAGATATGCCGGGCAGAATGAGACCATTGATCCCGTTGCGGGGCATATCCCGGAGGCTATTTCCAGGCCATTTAATGCGAATATTACGTCCGATGGAGTAGTAGCAGGGCAGGAGACAGTAAGGGCCTATTTTGCGGCTGATTTTGCGAAAGAAGACGTGATCTTCTATTGTGGATCAGGGGTAACTGCGGCATTCAATGTATTATTATCAGCATATGCGGGATATCCTTTGCCAAAGCTGTATGCAGGTTCCTGGAGTGAGTGGATCACTGATCCGGGACGGCCTGTTGCGGTGGGAGCATAA
- a CDS encoding ketoacyl-ACP synthase III produces the protein MPDAFLIQTAYYLPEELLSNEKINAAHPEWSIDKIASKTGIENRYYASTNQTSGDLAAAAATRLFEKGAIGRDEIDFLILCTQSPDYFLPTTACILQDRLGLRKEIGAFDFNLGCSGFVYGLGIAKGLITSGQAKNVLLLTAETYSKFIHPDDKKNKTIFGDAAAATLISATPRPNMPAGKILDFAYKTDGSGAAHLIVKNGAFRNRQTGIAEDVYAEDEFLSNDDYLFMDGKQIFDFTAFNVPRLIKDCLGKNALEIGNIDVFIFHQANQYMLDTVRRMSKIPPEKFYLFMKDCGNTVSSTIPIALGNALEQQVVTPGKKVLLSGFGVGLSMGATVLEF, from the coding sequence ATGCCTGATGCTTTTCTCATACAGACCGCTTATTACTTACCCGAAGAGCTGCTGAGCAATGAAAAGATAAATGCGGCCCACCCGGAATGGTCGATCGACAAGATCGCTTCAAAAACAGGCATTGAGAACAGATATTATGCCAGCACAAATCAAACCAGCGGAGACCTTGCTGCAGCAGCAGCCACCCGTCTCTTTGAAAAAGGCGCCATTGGCAGAGACGAAATTGATTTCCTGATCTTGTGTACCCAAAGTCCTGACTATTTTCTTCCTACTACGGCCTGCATCCTTCAGGACAGATTAGGATTAAGGAAAGAGATCGGCGCTTTCGATTTTAACCTGGGGTGTTCCGGTTTTGTTTATGGACTTGGTATTGCCAAAGGCCTTATTACCAGTGGGCAGGCAAAGAATGTTCTTTTGCTGACAGCAGAAACATACTCGAAATTCATTCATCCTGACGATAAGAAGAATAAGACCATTTTCGGCGATGCAGCTGCGGCTACACTTATTTCCGCTACACCGCGACCCAATATGCCGGCTGGAAAAATTCTTGACTTTGCTTATAAAACCGACGGTTCCGGTGCAGCACATCTTATTGTTAAAAATGGCGCTTTCAGGAACAGGCAAACAGGTATAGCTGAGGACGTGTATGCAGAAGATGAATTCCTTTCCAACGATGATTATCTGTTCATGGACGGAAAACAGATCTTTGACTTTACTGCCTTCAACGTGCCCAGGTTAATTAAAGACTGCCTCGGTAAAAATGCCCTGGAAATTGGAAATATTGATGTCTTTATCTTTCACCAGGCAAACCAGTATATGCTGGATACGGTAAGGCGAATGAGTAAAATTCCACCCGAGAAATTCTATCTTTTTATGAAAGATTGCGGGAATACCGTTTCCTCTACCATTCCCATCGCTCTTGGCAACGCATTGGAACAGCAGGTTGTAACACCAGGAAAGAAGGTATTGTTGAGCGGCTTTGGTGTGGGGCTTTCCATGGGAGCAACCGTACTGGAATTCTAA
- a CDS encoding acyl carrier protein, whose protein sequence is MIDKQTFLNQFKEQYIGETSSLTLESEFRKIDSWDSLTGMSILVMIKDEYDIDMSADALKACITIGDVYDFVEKNVADA, encoded by the coding sequence ATGATTGACAAACAGACTTTTTTGAATCAATTTAAGGAACAATATATTGGCGAGACGAGCTCATTAACATTAGAAAGTGAGTTCCGTAAGATTGATTCCTGGGATTCACTTACCGGAATGTCCATACTCGTCATGATAAAGGATGAATATGATATCGACATGAGTGCTGATGCATTGAAGGCATGCATCACAATTGGTGATGTATACGATTTTGTGGAAAAAAATGTTGCTGATGCCTGA
- a CDS encoding AAC(3) family N-acetyltransferase has product METNIEKNVRTLIGRKNPESVLIHSDLMQGFAVEFKRGGKEKFIADHCDKLSQLFGNSSIYQPTFNYKFLPERKTDVRNRRSEVGVLSEYFRKNIAEWYTRDPVFSFSGKGPYTYNEPIKTSGLEIDPFDNTSFFHYLYVQDALLFHYGSEFKHSTILHYIERKLGTVVYRYDKIFEGIVVDGEEEIAVRYKYHVRPWGKHLDYDWDKIIADLVNAGILYMEEEGNTRICFCSIREMTDFLFEKMSANPLYSLDKETLDWVTPALDKLGRAFTISDFE; this is encoded by the coding sequence ATGGAAACAAATATAGAGAAAAATGTCAGGACTTTGATTGGACGCAAGAACCCGGAGAGTGTCCTGATCCATTCCGATCTGATGCAAGGTTTCGCTGTTGAATTCAAGAGAGGTGGAAAAGAAAAATTTATAGCAGACCATTGCGACAAGTTGTCTCAGTTATTTGGCAATAGCAGCATTTACCAGCCAACATTTAACTATAAATTCCTTCCTGAAAGAAAAACAGATGTGCGGAACAGGCGTTCCGAAGTTGGAGTACTCTCTGAGTATTTCCGGAAAAATATCGCAGAATGGTATACGAGAGACCCTGTTTTTTCTTTCAGCGGCAAAGGCCCTTATACATATAATGAACCGATAAAGACATCTGGTCTGGAAATAGATCCCTTTGATAATACCTCTTTTTTCCATTACCTGTACGTTCAGGATGCGTTGCTGTTCCACTACGGATCAGAGTTTAAACATTCAACCATCCTTCATTATATAGAAAGGAAGCTGGGGACGGTTGTATACCGATATGACAAAATATTCGAAGGAATTGTAGTGGATGGTGAAGAGGAAATAGCGGTTCGTTATAAATATCATGTACGTCCCTGGGGAAAGCATCTGGATTATGACTGGGATAAAATTATAGCAGACCTTGTCAATGCAGGTATCCTATACATGGAAGAAGAGGGGAATACCAGGATCTGCTTTTGCAGTATACGTGAAATGACAGATTTTCTTTTTGAAAAGATGTCTGCGAATCCCTTGTACTCATTAGACAAAGAAACCCTGGATTGGGTTACTCCTGCCCTGGACAAATTAGGGCGTGCATTTACTATATCCGATTTTGAGTAA
- a CDS encoding DUF4910 domain-containing protein produces MMIELCKELFPINRSITGDGVRASLKILQKRIPIRMHEVPSGTKVFDWTVPKEWNVSEAYVIDLKSGERIIDFKNCNLHLVGYSIPMDAVVSWEELNKHLFTIEEQPTAIPYITSYYREFWGFCVAYNEYQQIDRSSSFHVVIKSELKDGHLTYADLIIPGETEKEIFISTYVCHPSMVNNELSGPVVATFLAEWLLKKEKRKYTYRFVFIPETIGSITYLHYHLDVLKERVIGGYNLSCVGDERTFSYLPSRYGNTLSDKIALHVLNNTTTFRKYSFLDRGSDERQYCAPGVDLPICSILRTKFGDYPEYHTSLDNFDLVTEKGLSGTLDVYKKCIDLFELNFTPKVKVLCEPQLGKRGLYPTISTKSTGATVRNMMNFIAYADGTNDMIDICNIIGVPYWDCASFLQPLLEKDVLEAIG; encoded by the coding sequence ATGATGATAGAGCTTTGTAAAGAACTTTTCCCCATTAACAGAAGCATTACCGGCGATGGCGTAAGGGCATCATTAAAAATACTTCAGAAGAGGATACCGATCCGGATGCATGAGGTGCCTTCCGGAACAAAAGTATTTGACTGGACAGTTCCAAAAGAATGGAATGTATCTGAAGCATATGTGATTGATCTGAAGTCCGGAGAACGGATCATAGATTTTAAGAACTGCAATCTGCATCTTGTAGGGTATTCCATTCCGATGGACGCAGTTGTGTCCTGGGAAGAGCTGAACAAACATCTGTTTACAATAGAAGAGCAGCCTACTGCGATACCGTATATCACATCCTATTACAGGGAATTCTGGGGGTTCTGTGTAGCATATAATGAATACCAGCAAATCGACAGGAGTTCATCGTTCCATGTAGTGATTAAGAGTGAGTTAAAGGACGGCCATCTTACCTATGCAGACCTGATCATTCCCGGTGAAACGGAGAAGGAGATCTTTATATCTACTTATGTGTGCCACCCGTCGATGGTAAATAATGAGCTCAGCGGTCCTGTAGTGGCTACGTTTCTGGCAGAATGGCTATTGAAGAAAGAGAAGCGTAAGTACACATATCGTTTCGTATTTATTCCTGAGACAATAGGATCCATCACTTATCTTCATTATCACCTTGATGTCTTAAAGGAAAGAGTGATCGGCGGATATAATCTTTCATGTGTAGGCGATGAGAGAACGTTCTCGTATTTGCCCTCCAGGTATGGTAATACATTGTCTGATAAAATAGCGTTGCATGTGTTGAACAACACAACAACGTTCAGAAAATACTCATTCCTGGACAGGGGAAGCGATGAACGCCAATACTGTGCGCCAGGAGTGGATTTGCCGATCTGTAGTATACTGCGGACGAAATTCGGCGATTATCCGGAATACCATACATCACTGGATAATTTTGACCTGGTAACAGAAAAGGGATTGAGTGGAACCCTGGATGTGTATAAAAAGTGCATAGATCTGTTTGAATTGAATTTTACGCCCAAAGTGAAAGTATTATGCGAACCACAGTTGGGGAAACGGGGACTGTATCCTACTATTTCAACCAAGTCGACAGGAGCCACGGTCAGGAACATGATGAATTTCATTGCATATGCTGATGGCACCAACGACATGATAGATATCTGCAATATAATAGGGGTTCCTTATTGGGATTGTGCGTCTTTTTTACAGCCGCTCCTGGAAAAAGACGTCCTGGAGGCGATAGGCTAG